The Candidatus Nitrospira nitrificans genomic interval GGTTGGAAAGTGCTATCGCTGCAAGACGGTCGTCGAGCCATATCTGTCCCCCCAGTGGTTCATCAAGATTCAACCTCTTGCCGATCCCGCTATCGAGGCAGTTGAAGCGGGACGGATCCGGATTATCCCCGAAGGCTGGGTGAACAATTATCTCGGCTGGATGCGGGATATCAAAGATTGGTGCATCTCACGGCAGATTTGGTGGGGGCACCAAATCCCCGCCTGGTACTGTCTGACATGCAACAGCGGTCAGATCGTCACCGCGGACGGTCGGGTCACAATCCTACAAGACGCCGTACCGATCATCTCCAAATCGGTCCCCCTTCAGTGTCCGGCCTGCAACAGCCGGCAATTGCTCCGCGATCCGGACGTGCTCGATACCTGGTTCTCCTCCGCCCTCTGGCCGTTCACGACCCTGGGCTGGCCGGATCAGACGCCTGAACTCAAGACCTATTATCCGACTTCCACGTTGGTCACGGGCCTCGACATTCTGTTCTTCTGGGTGGCCCGCATGATCATGATGGGGCTCAAGTTCATGGGAGATGTGCCCTTCAAAGACGTCTATATCCATGCCTTGGTCCGCGACGCGGAAGGCCAGAAGATGAGCAAGTCCAAGGGCAACGTGATCGACCCGCTGCATGTCATGGATCAATTCGGCACCGATGCCCTTCGGTTCACCCTCGCCTCGATGGCCTCGCCGGGGCGCGATATCAAGCTGGCGGAAGAACGGATCGAGGGTTACCGCAATTTCGCCAATAAGATTTGGAATGCGGCGCGATTCGCGTTGATGTATCTCGACGGACCGAGTACCGCTCTCCCCGTGGCGCAACGGACGTTCCCCGACCGGTGGATCCTGAGCCGTCTTGCCCACACGATCCACATCGTCACGGCGGAGTTGGAGTCATACCGTTTCGATCGTGCAGCGACAGCCCTCTACCAGTTCATGTGGCATGAGTACTGTGACTGGTATCTGGAATTGATCAAACCGATTCTGCAAGCACCCGACCATCCGGATGGAGCCGGCACTCGGCACACGCTCGTGGAGACATTGGAAACGACCATGCGGCTGCTGCATCCCTTCATGCCGTTCATCACGGAAGAAATTTGGCAAACGATCCCCCATCAGGGAGACAGCATCGTCGTGCAGGGCTATCCGGTCCTGGACCAGGCGTGGGCCGCGCCCGACGCGGAGCAGCACTTCGCGTTGCTGGAACAAACGGTGGGACTCGTCCGAACCGGCCGAGTGCTCTTGAATTATCCGCCGGGACAGCAGATTCCGTTTCATGTCGGGCACGACGACCCGAACAAGCAGAACCGGCTCCATCAGTTACACCGACATCTGGCTCACCTCGGCCGCGGCACCGCCGACGTGAGTCCGCCCCGAGATTGGCCGGCGGCAAGATTGTTGCGATTGGTCACGGAAGGCCTCTCAGTGGGTATCGCCGTCGCCGATGACGTCGACCTGAAGAAAGCGATTGAGCGCCTAGGAAAACAGCTCGCGGAGACCGACAAGGAATTGCAACGCGTCGACGGGAAACTGAAAAACGCTGAGTTTGTGTCGAAAGCTCCGCCGGATGTGATTGCCGAACACCAGGAGAGGGTACAAACCCTCGCTTGCGATCGTGCTTTACTGGCAGACAGCGAACGGCAGCTCCGCGCGATGCTTGGGACCTAAACGATGGCCACACTCCCCGCCGCAGAGATCCGCCGCACGGTGCGCCAAGGGCTCGAGGAGGATCTGGCTCAGGGAGATGTCACGACAGCGGCACTCTTTTCGTCTCCGGTGCCGGCTCGAGCCGAGATTATCGCGCAACAGCCGTTGGTTGTGGCAGGCATGGCCGCAGCCGTTCAAACCTTTCTCATGGTCGATCCTTCTCTGCGGTTGTCGGTTTCCAAACGAGACGGCGACCGAGCTCAGAATGCAGAGCCGCTTCTTCAGATCGAGGGTGATGGGCGGTCCATCTTGCAGGCTGAGCGGGTTGCGTTGAACTTTCTCCAACACCTGTCCGGAATCGCCACCTTGACGCAACGGTTCTGCCGGGCCGTGCGAGGTTACCCAGCCTGTATCCTGGATACCAGAAAAACGATTCCCGGCTGGCGCGCGCTTCAGAAGTGGGCCGTGTCGCTTGGCGGAGGGATCAACCACCGCCGATCACTGAGTGACGGCATTCTGATCAAAGATAACCATCTGGTCCTCCTCCAACGCAATCGACGACCGGTCGAACGGGCCTGCCGATTGGCACATGCTCGTCGCTCACGTCCGCTCCCCATTATCATCGAGGCGGAATCCCTCGCTGAGGTCCGGCAGGCGATCGCGGGAAAGCCTGATATTATCCTGCTCGACAATATGGCTCCGGACCTGGTCCGACGTGCCGTGGCATTGATCAAGAAGCAGGCGTTGGTGGAAGTGTCGGGCGGCATCACTCTGAAGAACGTTCGAGCCATGGCCATGGCCGGCGCCGATCGCATCTCCATTGGAGCGCTCACCCATTCCGCCCCGGCAGCGTCAGTCAGCCTGGTCATGACGCTGGCTCCGCCTTCACGACGCCGGCGCTCGTAGTCAATGTCGTCCTCCGCCCCACTCAGCCTCGATCGTATTCGCAGCACCCTTGCGACCGAGTCACTTGGGCATGTCTTGTATCTCCATCAGGATCTCCCCTCGACGAACGCCGAAGCGGGGTCTCTGGTTCGAACGGGCGCGCGGCACGGCACCGTCGTGCTTGCCGAAAGCCAGTCAAGCGGTTACGGTCGACATGGGCGTGCGTGGTTCTCTCCGCCGGGGCTGAACATTTATTGCTCCGTCATCATACGTGGGATGGGTGACAACCTATCGCTTTCACAATGGCTATCCTGGGTGCCGCTTGTCAGCGCGCTTGCCGTCAGCGAGGCCGTTCAACAGACTGCGGCCGTGTCCCTTTCGCTGAAGTGGCCGAACGACCTGCTTTTCCAGGAACGGAAAGTCGGCGGGATTCTCTGCGAGAGCAGTCTCACCCCCACGAATGATCCGGCCGTGGTGATTGGAATCGGGCTCAACGTGAATGTCCCCTCGCTGTCTTTTCCGGAAGAATTACGGCCGATTGCGGCTTCCTTGTTGGATGCTTCGCGACGACCGATCGACCGCAATCGGCTCATTGCGCAACTGCTCCTGGAGCTTGAACAATGTCTTGGCGAGCTTCGATCTTCCGGACCGGTCCGGCTGCGGCAGGCCTATACGGCTCGCTGTGCCACATTGGGACGCCATATTCGCGTCCTGTTCACGAATGATCCCCCGATCATCGGCATCGCAGAGGCGCTTTCTGCCGACGGCGCGCTGCAAGTGAGAACCGCGCCGACTCATCTTCGTTCACAGCCGATGCCCCTTGTCGATGTCCGTGCCGCCGATGTCATTCATCTGAGAGAGTAGCGAAAATACAGGTGGCCGGGTAGAATGGGTTCGATGCTTTTAGCGGTCGACATTGGGAACACCAACGTGGTCGCGGGAATCTTCGAGGGGTCGGTTCTGCTGACCCATTGGCGGTTGGCGACCGACCCTAAGACCACGGCGGATGAGTATGGTGTCCTGTGCCTCAGCCTCATGGCCCGAGACGGGCGACTCCCGGAACACATCACCGGCGCGATCATCTCCAGCGTCGTCCCCGCCCTCACGGAGACGTTTGAGTCGATGATTGAAACGTCCTTTGGCTCCACCCCGATCACCGTTTCTTCCGACATGGACACAGGCCTCACCCTGAAATACTCGAATCCGAAAGAGATCGGAAGCGACCGCATTGTGAATGCGGCGGCGGCTTATGAGAAGTTTCACCGTGATCTCATCATCGTCGATTTCGGCACCGCGACGACGTTTTGTGCCGTCAACCGAGATGGAGAGTATCTCGGAGGGGTGATTGCGCCGGGTCTGACCATTTCCGCTGAGGCCTTGTTTTCGCGGGCTGCGAAGTTGAGCAAGGTTGAACTCGCCCGGCCCAAGACCGTCATTGGAACCGATACCGCCGGGAGTATTCAATCGGGGCTCATCTTCGGCTATGCCGGTCTCGTCGACACTCTCGTTCAGCGGATGGAAAGGGAACTGGGACGCACGTCGTATGTGGTTGCCACGGGAGGATTAGCCTCGGTCATCGCGCCGGAGGCGCGGTCGATTCAACATCTGGAGCCGTTGTTGACTCTTCATGGGCTTGAACTCCTTTATCGCCGCGCCCGCGGCGCGAGTCTGACGCAGTGGGTCTAGTCCTCTTCGCCCCCACGTCATTTTATTTTTTCCGTACCCGTTGACTTCTTGGCTCCTATGGATATCTCCAGGCTTGTACAGGTATCAGGATGAGTGACGACCAAGAACAGAAAAAACCAAACGCCAGTACAATCGATAACTTAGAGGCGGCTTCTCCGGTCATGGAGGCGGCAGACTCCTCCGTGCAGGATGAACTGGCCGGTAAGACCGAAGAATGCAATGCGCTCAATGATAGGTATCTCCGGCTGGCTGCGGAATTTGAAAACTACAAGCGCCTGATACAACGCGACCAGCGTGAGCAGATTCGATTCGGGAATGAACAAATTCTCAAAGAGCTGTTGCCCGTCGTCGATAACATGGAACGGGCGATCAAATCGGCTCGAACAAGTGGCGGCGATTCGGCGCTCGTGCAGGGTGTGGAACTGACGCTCAAGCAACTCTCCGGGACCCTGATCAAGTTCGGCGTGCAGGCGATCGAAACAGCCGGCCGGGAGTTCGATCCAAGCGCCCATCAAGCCGTCTCGTACGGACCATCGAACGACGTGCCGGCCAACAGCGTATTGGAGGAGTTTCAAAAAGGGTATCGGTTGCACGACCGGATTTTACGAGCGGCCATGGTCAGTGTGTCGTCAGGGCCGGCCGATCCAAGCGAACATGACTCAACGACGCATTGACCTGATTCAGTCGTCGTTGTCGAGAAGGAAGGAGTCCACCAATGGGTAAAGTCATCGGCATCGATCTCGGGACCACCAATTCTTGCGTGGCGATTATGAGCGGCGGAGACCCCGTCGTGATCGCCAACGCCGAAGGGAGCCGGACCACTCCTTCCGTCGTCGCCATTACCGATAAAACCGAACGGCTGGTCGGACAGATTGCGAAACGGCAAGCGATCACCAACCCCGAGAACACCATTTATTCCGTGAAGCGCCTGATGGGCCGCAAGTTCAAAAGCCGCGAGGTTCAAGAAGCCATGAAGCGGCTTCCGTACAAGGTGGTTGAGGCCGATAACGGTGATGCGCATGTCGAGTTGCGCGGCAAACGCTATAGCCCACCGGAAGTCTCCGCCATGATTCTGCAGAAGATGCGGCAGACGGCCGAAGACTATCTGGGTGAAAAAGTCACCGAGGCCGTGGTGACCGTCCCCGCGTATTTTGACGACAGCCAGCGCCAGGCGACCAAAGATGCCGGCCAGATTGCCGGGCTGAACGTCCTGCGCATCATCAATGAGCCGACGGCAGCCTCCCTCGCCTACGGTCTGGACAAGAAGAAAGACGAGCGGATCGTCGTGTATGACTTGGGCGGCGGCACCTTCGACGTCTCTGTTCTTGAAATCGGCGAAGGCGTGTTCGAGGTGAAATCCACCAACGGCGATACGTATCTCGGCGGTGATGACTTCGATCTCCGCGTGAT includes:
- the nadC gene encoding carboxylating nicotinate-nucleotide diphosphorylase; this translates as MATLPAAEIRRTVRQGLEEDLAQGDVTTAALFSSPVPARAEIIAQQPLVVAGMAAAVQTFLMVDPSLRLSVSKRDGDRAQNAEPLLQIEGDGRSILQAERVALNFLQHLSGIATLTQRFCRAVRGYPACILDTRKTIPGWRALQKWAVSLGGGINHRRSLSDGILIKDNHLVLLQRNRRPVERACRLAHARRSRPLPIIIEAESLAEVRQAIAGKPDIILLDNMAPDLVRRAVALIKKQALVEVSGGITLKNVRAMAMAGADRISIGALTHSAPAASVSLVMTLAPPSRRRRS
- a CDS encoding valine--tRNA ligase, with amino-acid sequence MTTRQLDKTYDPKAVEDRWSREWIARGYFRADATNHPGRPYSIVIPPPNVTGSLHVGHALNHSLQDILIRWRRMQGCNTLWLPGTDHAGIATQNVVERQLMTEGLSRESLGRERFVERVWQWKATSGNTIVNQQKQLGESCDWDRLRFTMDDGLSKAVIEVFVRLYEDGLIYRGKRLINWCPRCLTALSDIEVEHEEIKGKLYHLRYPLVDDPNIGLIVVTTRPETMLGDTAVAVHPDDPRYRHLIGKKVRLPLTTREIPIVGDRILVDLEFGTGAVKITPAHDFNDYEAGERHGLPRLAVLDHAALLDAAGMQQAGVESSVVEMLRGLPVSKARHKVDALLREQGILEKTEDHKMAVGKCYRCKTVVEPYLSPQWFIKIQPLADPAIEAVEAGRIRIIPEGWVNNYLGWMRDIKDWCISRQIWWGHQIPAWYCLTCNSGQIVTADGRVTILQDAVPIISKSVPLQCPACNSRQLLRDPDVLDTWFSSALWPFTTLGWPDQTPELKTYYPTSTLVTGLDILFFWVARMIMMGLKFMGDVPFKDVYIHALVRDAEGQKMSKSKGNVIDPLHVMDQFGTDALRFTLASMASPGRDIKLAEERIEGYRNFANKIWNAARFALMYLDGPSTALPVAQRTFPDRWILSRLAHTIHIVTAELESYRFDRAATALYQFMWHEYCDWYLELIKPILQAPDHPDGAGTRHTLVETLETTMRLLHPFMPFITEEIWQTIPHQGDSIVVQGYPVLDQAWAAPDAEQHFALLEQTVGLVRTGRVLLNYPPGQQIPFHVGHDDPNKQNRLHQLHRHLAHLGRGTADVSPPRDWPAARLLRLVTEGLSVGIAVADDVDLKKAIERLGKQLAETDKELQRVDGKLKNAEFVSKAPPDVIAEHQERVQTLACDRALLADSERQLRAMLGT
- a CDS encoding biotin--[acetyl-CoA-carboxylase] ligase, which gives rise to MSSSAPLSLDRIRSTLATESLGHVLYLHQDLPSTNAEAGSLVRTGARHGTVVLAESQSSGYGRHGRAWFSPPGLNIYCSVIIRGMGDNLSLSQWLSWVPLVSALAVSEAVQQTAAVSLSLKWPNDLLFQERKVGGILCESSLTPTNDPAVVIGIGLNVNVPSLSFPEELRPIAASLLDASRRPIDRNRLIAQLLLELEQCLGELRSSGPVRLRQAYTARCATLGRHIRVLFTNDPPIIGIAEALSADGALQVRTAPTHLRSQPMPLVDVRAADVIHLRE
- a CDS encoding type III pantothenate kinase, translating into MGSMLLAVDIGNTNVVAGIFEGSVLLTHWRLATDPKTTADEYGVLCLSLMARDGRLPEHITGAIISSVVPALTETFESMIETSFGSTPITVSSDMDTGLTLKYSNPKEIGSDRIVNAAAAYEKFHRDLIIVDFGTATTFCAVNRDGEYLGGVIAPGLTISAEALFSRAAKLSKVELARPKTVIGTDTAGSIQSGLIFGYAGLVDTLVQRMERELGRTSYVVATGGLASVIAPEARSIQHLEPLLTLHGLELLYRRARGASLTQWV
- the grpE gene encoding nucleotide exchange factor GrpE, which translates into the protein MSDDQEQKKPNASTIDNLEAASPVMEAADSSVQDELAGKTEECNALNDRYLRLAAEFENYKRLIQRDQREQIRFGNEQILKELLPVVDNMERAIKSARTSGGDSALVQGVELTLKQLSGTLIKFGVQAIETAGREFDPSAHQAVSYGPSNDVPANSVLEEFQKGYRLHDRILRAAMVSVSSGPADPSEHDSTTH